DNA sequence from the Pseudomonas fluorescens Q2-87 genome:
CCTTGCCCGCGAAGATATGGGTTTCGATGAACTGCAGCTTGCCGTCTTTGCGTATCGGCGAGTAGGTGACGATAAACAGCGCGTCGCCGAAGGTCTCCAGCTTGGGACGGCTGTGCTTCTCCATCGCGTCTTCGATCGCCAGTTCATGCAGGTTGAACTGGCGTTGCAAATTGGTCAGCTCCAGGGCGGTAGGCTCTTCAAGGCCAATCCACACGAAGTGACCGGGTTTCGCGGCCCAGGCACTGCCTTCGTCCAGGGTGATGTTGGTGACTTTTTTACCGGCGCTGTAAACCGCAGCAGCAACGACTCTACCCATGGTGATGGTTCTTCTTCTTGGAAAAATGGCAGTGATAATGCAGCGCCCAGCTTAGCGTGCCCTGCTACTTGAGAGTCAGCAAAATCTGCCGAGTTCGCAGGCAAAAGAAAACCCGCCGATCGCGGGTTTCTTTTCAGGCGACCTGCAACTGGCGGTCCATCGCTTCGATGCAGTTGCGCATCTGTTCACGGCATTGGGCGATGAGCTGGGGCATGTCGTCCATGGTAAGCCCGGCCGTAGGAATCGCCGGCAAGGAGCGTATGAGAATATCGCCGCTGCGCCAGCGATTGAGGCGCATAGGCTTGATGTAGCGGCTCACGCATACAGGAGTTATCGGCACGCCGGCCGCTATCGCCATCCGAAATGCGCCTTGCTTGAAGGGCAGCAGGTCTTCGCCAAAATTGCGCGTGCCTTCCGGGAACACCCAGATTGAGGTGTCTTCATGCTGCAGCGTATGGGTGGTCGTCTGGATCGATTGGCGTGCCTTGATGGCGTTGCCTCGGTCGATCAGCACGTTGCCGGCCAACCAGAACAGTTGCCCGAACAGCGGCACCCACTTCAGGCTCTTCTTGCCGATGCATACGGTACGGCGCGGCACCACGTTGCCGAACATGAACAAGTCATAGTTGGATTGGTGATTGGCGATGATTACGCAGCTCTGGGATTTGTCCTCCAGCGTGCCCACATCGGCCCGGACCCGCAGACCCAGGATGTACATAGCGGGCAGGGCATACAGCCTGGCACATATACGGCTGTTGTCCGGGTTGAACGGCCGGCAGATACCCACAACCACCCCAAGCACACCCGCCAGGACAAAATGCAGCCCCATCAGCAACATACGCAGAACAAACAACATCTACAGGCCCTATCGGGACAAAAGGTGGCGCAGTGTACGGATGTGCACTGTTTTCAGCAATTGTCCCTATAGAGGTACGATATGTAGGCTGACTCGCAGCCTCAGCCCATATGTTCCTGGTCCAGCAAGATCGCGCTGTCCAGGGTTTCCAGCAATGCCTTGCGGACTTTCAGCTTGGTGTTCTTGTGAGCGGTCATGTTGATCTTTTTCAACTGGCGCGCTGCTTCCAGCGCCGCGCCCTGCAATTCTTCGGCAGCTACCACTTTGTCGAGGAAGCCCGCATCCACAGCGCCTTGCGGGTTGAACATCTCGGCATTGATCACCGAGCGATGAAACGCTGATTTGCGCAGGCGATCACGGGCCAGCTCGATACCGGCGTGATGCATGGTCATGCCGATCTGCACTTCGTTCAGGCCAATGCTGAACGGCCCATCCACACCAATGCGATAGTCCGCCGACAGCAGCAGGAACGCACCCTTGGCCACCGCGTGCCCGGTGCAAGCGACGACGACGGGGAAGGGGTGCGACAACAGGCGACGGGCCAGGGTCGAGCCGGCGGTAACCAGGCTCACCGCTTCCTTGGGGCCAGCGGTCATGACTTTCAAGTCGTAACCACCCGACAAGATCCCCGGTTGCCCGGTAATGATCACCACTGCCCGATCCGCTGTCGCCTGGTCCAGCGCAGCATTAAATGCGGCAATCACATCCGGCGAAATGGCATTCACCTTGCCGTTGTTCAAGGTCAGGGTCGCGATACCGTCGTCGAGATGGTAGGCAATCAGGTCGCTCATGACGCTATTCCTTGTAAGAGAAGTGACGCAGACGTTACCCAGCGCTGCCGGCCAGGTAAAGCGCCATGACTGACTCACCGGTCAGCCCCAGGTCACGTAAACCGTCTGGCCAGCCCACCCAGCCACGCCCTCATCTATAGAGGGGCGACTGCACAGCCCCGGAGATTGGCCGGTTTGCCATGCCCAAGCGCGTTTGAATCCCCGACCCACCTTAACCGCATGAAAATTCTGAAAAAAACCTTTGCCATCGGAAAAGCTTTCGACTACATTAGCGCGCCTCGACAGACTGAACAGTTTGTCGAGATACGGTGAAGTGTCCGAGTGGCTTAAGGAGCACGCCTGGAAAGTGTGTATACAGGAAACTGTATCGAGAGTTCGAATCTCTCCTTCACCGCCACATTCTGCAAACATAAACCCCTGATTTTCCTAGAGAAAGTCGGGGGTTTGTGGTTTTTGGCGTCCAAAAAATAGTCCCATGGGAAAGCCCTGGGCCCGGTATAAACCCGGCGTACTTGATATAAAAACTCGAGAGACGCTCAGTAAGCGGGTGAACAATCATCGCGGTAGAGCCAATGGTGCTTGACGCCGTAATTGCTCTTTCAATCGCGTCTTGCAGCAAGTCAATTGCAAAGCCTTGGCCTTGAGCTGCAAAAGTTATCCCCATTCGCCCCACCTGGAGAGGGTTGGCCTCAGCGCCGCTCATCGCAAAGGGACGACTGATCAATCCCAAGGTCTACCTCAAACACGCATCCAATGACCGGGACGTCCCATGTCATATCCACGAGTCGGCTTCGCTTGCCAATACCGTCATCCCGAGCGAAGTCTTTCACCCAGTCAGTTAAAGCTCATCGAAGCCCCGTTCAATCCTCGTACCACGACGCTGCGCTGGATGGACAGCGTGTCGCCGCAGATGGCCCGCGACAGGTTGGTGGACGTGGTGGGGCACAATCTTGAGGCTCAGTTGCGCTTGATTGCCTACGTCGCCGAGCTTCCGGCGGCGTTGCGCATGCTTCGGCTAAGCAGCGACCTGCTGCCGTTCTACAGCCATCCCAAGGTGAACGGGTTTTATCAGGATCCTGCGATCCGCGGCCTGCTTGAAGAACGTTTCGCCGCGATTGGCAACCTCGCGCGTTCAGCGGATATACGGCTGTCGTTTCACCCCGGCCAGTATTGCGTACTGGGCTCGGATAAACCCCCGGTGGTAGAGAACAGCCTGGCGGAGTTTGAATACCACGCCGACATGATCCGGATGATGGGATACGGTCGGCGTTTCCAGGATTTCAAATGCAACGTACACATCGCCGGCCGCCTGGGGGGCGAGGGGATACGTTCGATCTGGCTGCGGTTGTCGGAAGTGGCGCGCCATTGCATCACCTTCGAAAATGAGGAAAAAACCTACGGTGTGGACGATTGTCTGCAACTCGCCGACCTCGCGCCCGTCGTGCTGGACATTCACCATTGTTGGATCAACGAGAACGACTACATCGCACCGGACTCCCCGCG
Encoded proteins:
- a CDS encoding lysophospholipid acyltransferase family protein; amino-acid sequence: MLFVLRMLLMGLHFVLAGVLGVVVGICRPFNPDNSRICARLYALPAMYILGLRVRADVGTLEDKSQSCVIIANHQSNYDLFMFGNVVPRRTVCIGKKSLKWVPLFGQLFWLAGNVLIDRGNAIKARQSIQTTTHTLQHEDTSIWVFPEGTRNFGEDLLPFKQGAFRMAIAAGVPITPVCVSRYIKPMRLNRWRSGDILIRSLPAIPTAGLTMDDMPQLIAQCREQMRNCIEAMDRQLQVA
- a CDS encoding crotonase/enoyl-CoA hydratase family protein; this encodes MSDLIAYHLDDGIATLTLNNGKVNAISPDVIAAFNAALDQATADRAVVIITGQPGILSGGYDLKVMTAGPKEAVSLVTAGSTLARRLLSHPFPVVVACTGHAVAKGAFLLLSADYRIGVDGPFSIGLNEVQIGMTMHHAGIELARDRLRKSAFHRSVINAEMFNPQGAVDAGFLDKVVAAEELQGAALEAARQLKKINMTAHKNTKLKVRKALLETLDSAILLDQEHMG
- a CDS encoding UV damage repair endonuclease, with product MSYPRVGFACQYRHPERSLSPSQLKLIEAPFNPRTTTLRWMDSVSPQMARDRLVDVVGHNLEAQLRLIAYVAELPAALRMLRLSSDLLPFYSHPKVNGFYQDPAIRGLLEERFAAIGNLARSADIRLSFHPGQYCVLGSDKPPVVENSLAEFEYHADMIRMMGYGRRFQDFKCNVHIAGRLGGEGIRSIWLRLSEVARHCITFENEEKTYGVDDCLQLADLAPVVLDIHHCWINENDYIAPDSPRVDRIIESWRGVRPTMHYSQPPERLQELGFDADRKLEMDALLKVVSKRDLYGHSAQMWNRWTNEYALRFLDRFDIMLEAKDKNLAALAFYECVVASGRQFTEVKSLSGDLRVE